In Sphingopyxis sp. 113P3, one DNA window encodes the following:
- a CDS encoding SPOR domain-containing protein, with protein MRSFRTIASLALPILAASLGAPAAASVKDGVEAWQKGDYQSAVVQWRPLAVAGDPDAQFNLGQAYKLGRGVPSDLDQAEAWYRRAAKQGHLQAEDNLGLVLFTAGRREEAMPFIAQSAARGEPRAQYVLGTAHFNGDLAAENWPLAYALTKRASDAGLQIASARLAQLDRLIPLEQRQKGLSMLPEMEKAEARARLAAVNAAAPPPPKPAPSPVKTANLPASVPGTSYTPPPVIAAPAPAPAPAPALKPVLSPAAEAAAAAAAEATAAADTAVSIAAVEAPPPVSASVKAAAPSAPGTTYAPPPEGDPLPPASAPGAAMTDVPAPAATKPGAAAAPAPRPATTSLWRAQLGAFGIESNARKLWASLEKTYPALASRQPYLVKSGKLTRLQAGGFADKAEADAFCATVRKDGQACLVVDK; from the coding sequence ATGCGCTCATTTCGCACCATCGCTTCGCTCGCGCTGCCGATCCTGGCCGCATCGCTCGGCGCGCCGGCTGCCGCCTCTGTCAAGGATGGGGTCGAGGCCTGGCAAAAGGGGGATTATCAGAGCGCCGTCGTCCAGTGGCGCCCGCTCGCTGTTGCCGGCGATCCCGATGCCCAGTTCAACCTTGGGCAGGCTTACAAGCTCGGCCGCGGTGTTCCGTCCGATCTGGATCAGGCCGAGGCCTGGTATCGCCGCGCTGCAAAACAGGGGCATCTACAGGCCGAGGACAATCTTGGGCTTGTTCTCTTCACCGCCGGTCGCCGCGAGGAGGCCATGCCCTTTATCGCCCAGTCGGCAGCACGCGGCGAGCCGCGCGCACAATATGTTCTGGGCACTGCGCATTTCAACGGCGACCTTGCGGCCGAAAACTGGCCGCTCGCCTATGCGCTGACCAAGCGCGCAAGCGACGCGGGGCTCCAGATTGCCTCGGCGCGCCTTGCCCAACTTGATCGCCTGATCCCGCTTGAGCAGCGGCAAAAGGGCCTTTCAATGCTGCCCGAGATGGAGAAGGCAGAAGCCCGCGCGCGTCTCGCTGCGGTGAACGCCGCCGCACCTCCGCCGCCCAAACCGGCCCCCTCACCGGTCAAGACCGCGAATCTGCCCGCCTCGGTTCCTGGCACCAGCTACACCCCCCCTCCCGTGATCGCGGCGCCCGCGCCCGCGCCCGCGCCCGCACCGGCGCTCAAACCCGTGCTCTCGCCCGCGGCCGAGGCGGCTGCTGCCGCTGCGGCGGAGGCGACGGCCGCTGCCGACACCGCGGTGAGCATTGCAGCGGTGGAAGCCCCGCCGCCGGTATCGGCCTCGGTGAAAGCCGCCGCGCCGTCGGCCCCGGGTACAACCTATGCCCCGCCCCCCGAGGGCGATCCGCTGCCGCCGGCGTCGGCACCCGGTGCCGCCATGACAGACGTTCCCGCGCCGGCCGCGACGAAACCTGGCGCTGCTGCCGCGCCCGCGCCTCGCCCTGCGACAACCAGCCTGTGGCGCGCGCAACTCGGCGCTTTCGGCATCGAGAGCAATGCCCGCAAACTCTGGGCGAGCCTTGAAAAGACATATCCCGCCCTCGCCTCGCGTCAGCCCTATCTGGTCAAAAGCGGCAAGCTCACCCGACTTCAGGCGGGAGGTTTTGCCGACAAGGCCGAGGCCGACGCCTTCTGCGCGACGGTGAGGAAGGATGGTCAGGCGTGTCTGGTAGTCGATAAATAG